The genomic segment AACAAGCTCGAGTTCTGCATCGGCTGCCACGAAATGCGCGACACCGTCTATCAGGAATACAAGGAAACCATCCACTACAGCAACCGTACCGGCGTGCGCGCCGTTTGCTCCGACTGCCATGTGCCCAAGGACTGGACGCACAAGCTGATCCGTAAGGCCAAGGCGAGCATGGAGGTCTGGGGCAAGGTCACCGGCAGCATCGACACCAAGGAGAAGTTCGAGGCCAAGCGCATGGAACTGGCGACGCACGAGTGGGAACGCATGAAGTCGCGCGACTCCATCGAGTGCCGCAACTGCCACGACTTCGACGCCATGAGCAGCGAATTGCAAAAGCAGACGCCCTACAAGAAGCACATGAAGGCAAAAGCCGAAGGCAAGAGCTGCATCGACTGCCACAAGGGCATCGCCCACAAGCTGCCTAAGGAATACACGGAGCCTGAGGAGTAGCCGTCTGTCAGGCAGGGCTCTGCCCACTTCATGCGAGGGCAGCACTGGATCAGGAAGGGATTGAAAATGAATGAAATGGGTTCAGCAAAGAACATCAGCCGGATCGTGAAATCGATGGCGCGCAACCGTACTTATGCGCTCCTTGCCATAGGGTTCCGATATCCGGAAGAAGATACGTTTCTGCGGCTCGCCGACGGAAGCTATGCCGAGGAGATCGCTGGTGCCCTTGAGGTGTGTGCGCCGGAGTTAGTCGACACCTTCGAGGAAATAATTGCACCTCGCCTACGGGTGACAACATCCGGTCAGGAACTCGCGTCGGCCTACCTGAGCGCCTTCGAGACTAATATGCCGGATCCCAGTGTTTCTCTCTACGAGGGCAGTTACCACCAGCGTGGCAGCAAGCCAGCATTGCTGCTCGAACTGAAAAGCTTCTACCGAAATTTTGGTTTGGCCATCGCCAAAGAAGAAAACGATCTCGAAGACGCGCTGAGTGCCGAACTCGAGTTCATGCAATTCCTAACTGCCAAGCAAACCCAAGCGGAGGAAGGTCTGCTGGACAAGGTTCCCTACCTGCGCGCGCAGCGTGATTTTATCGAGCGGCACCTTGCGGCTTGGCTTCCAGCACTGCAAGCCGACGTTACGAGCAAGCTCAAAACCCCCTTTTATGTAGCGCTTACCGAACTGCTAACCAGCTTCGTCTCTTACGAGATCACAGGGATGCAGCGTGACGTTACTAACCTTGACAGGTAACGGGCAGCGCTAAATGCTGTCAACGGATATGGGCGCACTTATCGATGCCTGCGGTCGCAAGATCGATTACTTGCGCCTGTCTGTCACTGACCGGTGCGATCTGCGTTGCGCCTACTGCATGCCCGAGGACTATGCCGATTACGAGGCACCTGGCCACTGGTTAAGCTTCGATGAAATCGAGCGGCTGACGGGTATTTTCGTCAGCCTCGGCGTTACCCGTATACGTCTTACTGGCGGGGAGCCTCTGCTCCGTGGAAGAATCGTGGAATTGGTGGCGAAACTGCGCAGGCACTCAGGACTAAGCGATCTATCGCTATCTACCAACGGGACTCGACTAGCCAGGATGGCTGCACGACTCAAGTCGGCAGGCGTGGATAGAATCAACGTTAGCTTAGACACGCTTTCGCGTTCCCGCTTCCTCGCACTTACCCGGCGGGATGCCCTAGGCGACGTCTTGGCAGGGCTGGAAGAAGCGCGCAACTGTGGCTTTACGCCGATCAAGATCAACATGGTTTGGCTACCCGACTTTAACGGGGATGAAATCGGCGCCATGATTGAGTACTGCATGGACAAAGGTTTCGTGCTACGCCTGATTGAGAACATGCCAATGAGCGATAGTGCTCGCGCTCTTGGCACCGGTTCACTGCAAGCCTTGATCGAAAGTCTTCGCAAACGTTACGATCTTGTTGACCACGTTCTGCCAGGCGGTGGTCCAGCACGGTACCTGACTACGCCAGACAATATTTTCAGTATCGGCTTTATCACTCCGGTATCCCAGCACTTCTGCGCGACCTGCAACCGGATCCGCCTGACAGTTGATGGCGCACTGCATCTTTGCTTGGGGCAGGAGGATCGGCTTGAACTCCGGCACTTGCTGCGGACTGGTGCCAGCGATAGCGACCTAATAGATGCGATCCAGTCTGCAATGCAGCGTAAGCCGGATCGTCACGAGTTTTCCAATTCGTCGCACAAGCTGGTGCGGGTAATGGCATCCACTGGCGGCTAGGCTGGCTTCTTACTCGCAACAAATAATCGTATCGCTGTCACGAGTTCACAAATTCTCGCCACACTGTGGTTTGGGTAATGGCATCCACCGGTGGCTAGACGGCGTCTGGCCGAAAACTATTTGATTTCATAGGACGGCATCCCTTGTGCTGCGGTCACTGGGTATGCCTATGCCAGCAGTCGGCTTTCAGTTCCAAAGCAGGCACAGCCACCACTGGCCCGGTTCCAACCAATTGGAGTTGTATTGAGGTTGCACCCGAAAGGCTGATTCCAACCTCGGCACTCAGCCAGATTGGACTTTGAAACCGCCAACCCTAAAATGCAAATAGCCCAAAAAAATACCCGCCGTAACTGGCGGGTATTTTTTTGGATCAGATCAGCCCCCTTTCCGCAAAGGACATGACCGTGGTGTCGGCCACGATAAAGTGGTCGAGTACCTTGATGTCAACGAGAGACAGCGCCTGCCGAAGTTGGTTGGTGAGCGACTCGTCGGCGCGTGACGGCTCGGGACTGCCGGATGGGTGGTTGTGCGCAAAAATCACGGCCGAGGCATTGAGCTTCAAACCGATCCGCACGACCTCGCGCGGATACACCGAGGTTTGCGTCGTCGTGCCGCGAAACAGCTCCATGCCGGCAATCAGCCTATTCTGCGCATCAAGCCAGAGCGCCACGAAGCTTTCGTACACCTGCCCACCCAGAAACAGCCGCAGGTAATCGCGAACGGCAGCCGGTCCAGCAAGACTCACCGCATCGCTGCTGAGTGTTTCCTCAAGGGCGCGACGCAGAAGTTCCCTTGCTGCCGCCAGGCGGTCGGATACCGCATAGGAGAGAATTTCTTCTCGCACGCCGGGAACGTTTGCCTGTCGAACAGCGCGCAAGCCGAACAATTCCGCCAGCGAATACATTGGAATCGAAGCATTCTCTTCTCCAAGCAGGATGGAAAGAAGCTCGCGGTCGGTTGATCTAATCATCTTGGGTGCCTCCAATTGAAAAGCGGAGCGGCACCGTCCCCTTGAGGGCGATGGCACGCCCCGCGGGGTTGAATGAATAAAACTTACTGCGTCACTTCCGACCGACTGACCGGTTTTCCAGCATCAAGAATCTTCTGGCTTGCGCTGAAAATTCTCTGGGCCGACTTCTCCGGCAACTGCCCGTCTTCGAGCCAGGACTGAATGAAGCCTCGCGCCTCATCCTGTCCCGGCAGATCGAGGATGGAACACAGCAGGAATGCCACGCCCTCCGCCTCGACCTCCTGAATGCTTCGTGGGATCGACGCTGCGTCATGACAATCGGCTTCTTCGGTGTGCCCCAGAACGACGTGAGCCAATTCATGAAACCGGGTTTTGTGGGGATACTCGGCCAACGGATTAACTGCGATCCGCCGCTTCACCGCGTAGCCCTGCACATTCCCGTCCATGAACTCGAAACGCTCCAGCGTGATGTCGAGCGCATTCAATGCAGCCTCGGCATCCCACTGCGGCGACTCGATCGGCTCGACGTAGTCTTCGCCTTCGGTCTGTTCCAGACTGAACCAGCG from the Denitratisoma oestradiolicum genome contains:
- a CDS encoding NapC/NirT family cytochrome c, which translates into the protein MRKPSARHSLLTLLVVGFFSGIIFWGAFNTGMEATNKLEFCIGCHEMRDTVYQEYKETIHYSNRTGVRAVCSDCHVPKDWTHKLIRKAKASMEVWGKVTGSIDTKEKFEAKRMELATHEWERMKSRDSIECRNCHDFDAMSSELQKQTPYKKHMKAKAEGKSCIDCHKGIAHKLPKEYTEPEE
- a CDS encoding molecular chaperone TorD family protein, which produces MNEMGSAKNISRIVKSMARNRTYALLAIGFRYPEEDTFLRLADGSYAEEIAGALEVCAPELVDTFEEIIAPRLRVTTSGQELASAYLSAFETNMPDPSVSLYEGSYHQRGSKPALLLELKSFYRNFGLAIAKEENDLEDALSAELEFMQFLTAKQTQAEEGLLDKVPYLRAQRDFIERHLAAWLPALQADVTSKLKTPFYVALTELLTSFVSYEITGMQRDVTNLDR
- the moaA gene encoding GTP 3',8-cyclase MoaA; the protein is MLSTDMGALIDACGRKIDYLRLSVTDRCDLRCAYCMPEDYADYEAPGHWLSFDEIERLTGIFVSLGVTRIRLTGGEPLLRGRIVELVAKLRRHSGLSDLSLSTNGTRLARMAARLKSAGVDRINVSLDTLSRSRFLALTRRDALGDVLAGLEEARNCGFTPIKINMVWLPDFNGDEIGAMIEYCMDKGFVLRLIENMPMSDSARALGTGSLQALIESLRKRYDLVDHVLPGGGPARYLTTPDNIFSIGFITPVSQHFCATCNRIRLTVDGALHLCLGQEDRLELRHLLRTGASDSDLIDAIQSAMQRKPDRHEFSNSSHKLVRVMASTGG
- a CDS encoding JAB domain-containing protein, yielding MIRSTDRELLSILLGEENASIPMYSLAELFGLRAVRQANVPGVREEILSYAVSDRLAAARELLRRALEETLSSDAVSLAGPAAVRDYLRLFLGGQVYESFVALWLDAQNRLIAGMELFRGTTTQTSVYPREVVRIGLKLNASAVIFAHNHPSGSPEPSRADESLTNQLRQALSLVDIKVLDHFIVADTTVMSFAERGLI
- a CDS encoding ArdC-like ssDNA-binding domain-containing protein, whose product is MHDKFAPLLEQALTEPGIVSAAYGRFHRFSIGNQILAATQLLERDLPLSPIASFNRWKDLGRSVCKGQKAISLCMPITVKRRNPDPDGDSSSDGGDLFTLFKLAPRWFSLEQTEGEDYVEPIESPQWDAEAALNALDITLERFEFMDGNVQGYAVKRRIAVNPLAEYPHKTRFHELAHVVLGHTEEADCHDAASIPRSIQEVEAEGVAFLLCSILDLPGQDEARGFIQSWLEDGQLPEKSAQRIFSASQKILDAGKPVSRSEVTQ